GTCTTGTCGCGAAATCTTTGGCAAGAACTAAGGGGGTGATCCTCCTGGCAGAGTCCGCAAGAATACTGCCAGTTTGCCGGTCGTTCAACTCTACCAGGATGGACTTCGGCTCGACCACTAGATCGGTTTCTTGCGTGTTGGTGATTGCGTCTGTCATCAGCTCTGGGTCTTCTACCATTATCGTTCTGCTGCTCCTCCTCCAATGGCTCACGGCGTGGTAAATAAGCTGCCATACCTGTAACGAAAACTTTGTGAGTACCGCGGCCTTTCATTTGAAAGTACACGACTAGTCATGCTGAAAATAATTTGACGATTTTTGTGATGGGTCTATTAATTGTACCACGAGACGTACGAATATCAACTACTCTGGTATTTTGGTCAGTCCCGGGATAAGTTTTTACGATGCGACCCATTGCCCAGTCAGTCGGAGGAAATCTCTCATCTTTTATGACCACGAGatcattttctttaatattttcttgttgATGCTTCCATTTTGTACGACGGTGTAATTCATTAAGGTATTCTAGCTTCCACcttctacaaaaatattgagaaataattttaagacGTTGCCACCGATTTGCAAGCGTAACATTCTGATCTGAAATATCAGGCTCCGCTGGCGCCAACATGGATGTACCAATCAGAAAATGGCCAGGAGTCAAAGGGGACAAGTCATTAGGGTCATCACTAGCCCTACTTAATGGTCTTGAGTTTAGACAAGTTTCAATGCGTGCCAATATAGTGGAAAGTTCTTCGAACGTAAAGCTCATACTAGGAATGAATTTGCGCAAAAGAGTTTTAAAGGATTTCACGCCCGCTTCCCACAAACCACCCATGTGAGGAGCGCCAGGaggtataaatttccaattaaggTCATTATGCGAATATTGTTGCAGTGTTTCTGCTTGCAGAGTCTTCATAAACTCGAGCCGATCTTTTTTGAATAGAGCAGCCGCTCCcgtaaaattcttcccattgtcGGAATAAATGCAAGAAGGGCAGCCTCGTCGAGCAATAAATCTCGCAAAAGCCGCAAGAAAAGACTGCGAGGATAGATCACTTGTAGCTTCTAAGTGAACAGCTTTTGTCGCAAAACATACGAAAATACATACGTAGCCCTTTGTTATTAAACAAACCcgagttttgtaattttttatatcgAAGGGTCCAGCAAAGTCAACCCCTGTATtagtaaatggtcgggaaagaaAAGTTCGCTCAGGTGGAAGTGAGGCCATTATCTGAGACTGGGTGTGTCTCTTAAACAAAATGCATGTTTTACAATTGCGTATAACCTTCTTCACTAAAGGTTTTAGTCTGAATATCCAGAATTCAGATCTCAGGGATTGGGTCATCAATTGATTTCCCCCgtgtattgtaattttatgagtaaattCAACAAGAAGTTGTGTTAAACGTGCTTCGTAAGGTAAAATAATAGGGTGTCTTTCATTATAAGTCAATGCAGGCGATTGAACAAGCCGCCCATTGGATCGCATTATACCACCAGAGTCTAAAAACGGATTCATAGTTAATAAACTGCTACTGGAtgaaattctaattttattttccaagtttGCATATTCCTTTGCAAAGTAGTGTTTTTGGGTCATGATTATTATACGACGTTTCACGTCTAAAATTTCTTCAGGCCTGATCTcatcagatctaattctaagATGTGTACGATTTGAGCCGGTATTTCGCCAAAAGCGCAAAGCATAACACAATACACGATAAGCATGTGACAGCGAAGAAAATCTTATTAAAGGGTCTTCGAATGTAgtggttgtcaaaactttcacaGCTTTTGCTTCTAGATTTGTATCTCCCAGAATTTCATATGCTGGCCACCAATCTTTAGGCAACTTAAGCCATTGGGGCCCATGCCACCACAACGCATGATTATTCAGATCAGACGGTGAACAACCTCTGCTAGCTAGATCGGCTGGATTACTTTCAGAGTCAACGTGTTGCCAATTATGATTACCAACATTCTCTAAGATTTCTGAAACACGATTACCAACAAAGGTACTCCAATTGCATGGAGGCTTTTTCAACCAAGCTAAAACAATCGTTGAATCTGTCCAAAAATGAGTCGTCAAATCGGAGATCGGAAGTTTTGCAATTACTGTGGATGCTAACTTCGAAAGTAAAACAGCACCACACAATTCAAGACGTGGCAATGAAATCTTTTTTATAGGAGCGACTCTAGTCTTAGCCGTTAGAAGATGAGTGTCTACTTGTTTATTAATGTGTTCTACCCTAATGTTTAAAGTGGCTCCATAAGCGCTTTCAGACGCATCGCAGAAGCCATGAATCTCTACATTGGACTGGGGAGTGAAGTTAATCCATCGAGGAATTTTTACTAATTCTACTGCAGCActatgttttacaaaatttttccaattcatGAGTGTAACTGGCTTCAACGTGTCATCCCAGTCAACTTTATCAAGCCATATTTGTTGCATGACTAATTTGGCCACGATAACAACTGGTGCCAACCAACCACACGGGTCAAATAACTTTGCGATTGCGGATAAAACTTCACGTTTCGTATAGTTTGACCTAAGTTCCATGGATGGAGGAGTAAAGGTAAAACAATCACCTGAAATGTTCCATCTGATACCTAGGGTCTTTGTAGATGAGTCTTCAGACAAATCTAACCAGTTTACTGGAAGTAATTGATCTTTCGGCAAATCTTGAATGATGTTGTGATTATTAGTAGTCCATTTCATAAGTTGAAACCCTGCGGATTCCAAAGCTAAGATCAACTGCTTTCTAGATGTTATAGCATCTTCTATTGTGTGTGCCCCTGCTAACACATCATCaacataaagatttttttgaagaatttttgaaGCTAAAGGGTATGTGTCAGCAACATCTTCAGCGAGTTGAAGAAGTGTACGAATTGCAAGAAAAGGCGCGCAATTGACTCCAAATGTAACTGTTAAGAGTTCATAATCTTCTAGTGTTTCAGTGGGCGATTTCCGAAAAAGTATACGTTGAAACTGTGTCTGAGACGAATCAAGAAGGATCTGCCTGTACATTTTTGTAATGTCGGCATTATAAACGTATTTGAAGAACCTCCATTTCAATATTTGCAAAACAAGGTCTTGTTGCAGTATGGGACCCGCAAACAAGTTATCATTGAGGCTACGTTTGTTGGACGAAGGACTGGAGGCATTAAAAACTACTCTAAGTTTTGTTGTGAGTCGATCTGGTTTGATAACCGCATGATGGGGCAAATAGTAATTTGGGGTCTTAGCAATTTCATGAGGCGTTATCTTCCTCATGTGTCCCAGTTCCAAATATTCTAAAATGGTTTTGTCATATAATTCTCTTATATCAGGTGTTCTCATTAGTTTTCGCTCCATTCTATAGAATTGGGCCATTGCAATATTCCGAGAACTTCCCAACTCTTCACGATTTTTAAATGGTAGTGTCACAATGTACCTGCCATTTTCGCTTCTTTTTGTGGTTTGTTTGAAATGCTTTTCGCAAAATGTGTCATCTTCAGACCTCAAAATACTTTTGGGGGTCTCCTCCACCTCCCAAAATCGTGTGAGTatgctttcaatagaaattgtattgtgtaaagaaattttattatgatcaTATGTTCCCTTGGTTATCGGTCCACCGATAATCCATCCGAATACTGTTTTTTGTGCAATAAGTGAACCGATTGACTTCATAGGAGTTGTAATATCAAAAATTAAGGGTCCTATGTCCATACCAATTAGGAGATCAACCGGTTGGCTAATGTGAAAGTTTGGATCTGCCAATTCAAGGTTGACAAAATCGCTCAGCTGAGTCAAACCCAAGTTTCGTGTCGGCAAATTTGATGGCAAAGTTTTTAAAACAGGGGCCCAGACGTCTAATTCAAATCTAGGTTCCAACCGCGAACGCAAAGAGAAAAGACAAGATTTTGTAGATGTTTCTGATAATATTTGACTGACCCCCGTGACATGAACTAAATTTCTTTTGGA
This is a stretch of genomic DNA from Haematobia irritans isolate KBUSLIRL chromosome 4, ASM5000362v1, whole genome shotgun sequence. It encodes these proteins:
- the LOC142235563 gene encoding uncharacterized protein LOC142235563 translates to MEKVKSERFANCINDLNDFESTYAVATTTGDIHSLEAIRAEIETLWKNVKKSYLDCRNHEQTEGERPIDKTQLRTHYSEAMEAYKRVMSSVNADILALKEDAAKEESQRESSVMGIFLQPYGYLLVTLMFSKGDIHHGPPGEAREIISNVPLTNEGFSLAWKNLTDRYENRRMQVNEQLKILFNLPNVTPESSHTLQKLQRTVNSCMQTLETIGVEVKEWDPILIYLCSSKLPRSFLEEFENTLDDCKILPSWEKFDKFLTHKFKTLESVGNIKPILNKQIQNKYDNNQSRFDKGNHGIKDCKSKYNCRECNMKHHTMLHKGIQTQPYSQDPSTEAVRPCTSAAALTTQIQSTPSLENNVTTLTLQNDRTWENHPGGTLLFTALVQIESRGQLYDARAIIDSGSQSTFITEKLKNKLTLPSKRNLVHVTGVSQILSETSTKSCLFSLRSRLEPRFELDVWAPVLKTLPSNLPTRNLGLTQLSDFVNLELADPNFHISQPVDLLIGMDIGPLIFDITTPMKSIGSLIAQKTVFGWIIGGPITKGTYDHNKISLHNTISIESILTRFWEVEETPKSILRSEDDTFCEKHFKQTTKRSENGRYIVTLPFKNREELGSSRNIAMAQFYRMERKLMRTPDIRELYDKTILEYLELGHMRKITPHEIAKTPNYYLPHHAVIKPDRLTTKLRVVFNASSPSSNKRSLNDNLFAGPILQQDLVLQILKWRFFKYVYNADITKMYRQILLDSSQTQFQRILFRKSPTETLEDYELLTVTFGVNCAPFLAIRTLLQLAEDVADTYPLASKILQKNLYVDDVLAGAHTIEDAITSRKQLILALESAGFQLMKWTTNNHNIIQDLPKDQLLPVNWLDLSEDSSTKTLGIRWNISGDCFTFTPPSMELRSNYTKREVLSAIAKLFDPCGWLAPVVIVAKLVMQQIWLDKVDWDDTLKPVTLMNWKNFVKHSAAVELVKIPRWINFTPQSNVEIHGFCDASESAYGATLNIRVEHINKQVDTHLLTAKTRVAPIKKISLPRLELCGAVLLSKLASTVIAKLPISDLTTHFWTDSTIVLAWLKKPPCNWSTFVGNRVSEILENVGNHNWQHVDSESNPADLASRGCSPSDLNNHALWWHGPQWLKLPKDWWPAYEILGDTNLEAKAVKVLTTTTFEDPLIRFSSLSHAYRVLCYALRFWRNTGSNRTHLRIRSDEIRPEEILDVKRRIIIMTQKHYFAKEYANLENKIRISSSSSLLTMNPFLDSGGIMRSNGRLVQSPALTYNERHPIILPYEARLTQLLVEFTHKITIHGGNQLMTQSLRSEFWIFRLKPLVKKVIRNCKTCILFKRHTQSQIMASLPPERTFLSRPFTNTGVDFAGPFDIKNYKTRVCLITKGYVCIFVCFATKAVHLEATSDLSSQSFLAAFARFIARRGCPSCIYSDNGKNFTGAAALFKKDRLEFMKTLQAETLQQYSHNDLNWKFIPPGAPHMGGLWEAGVKSFKTLLRKFIPSMSFTFEELSTILARIETCLNSRPLSRASDDPNDLSPLTPGHFLIGTSMLAPAEPDISDQNVTLANRWQRLKIISQYFCRRWKLEYLNELHRRTKWKHQQENIKENDLVVIKDERFPPTDWAMGRIVKTYPGTDQNTRVVDIRTSRGTINRPITKIVKLFSA